The following coding sequences lie in one Synechococcus sp. CC9902 genomic window:
- a CDS encoding DUF6439 family protein, producing the protein MAKPDSIWPEQTQAKSAELHSLLKIGDRDWHRLKSQSNRRAAELLAAALVQLTQEGSPEDVAALTNQALGWIKGDLKDPGCPRH; encoded by the coding sequence ATGGCTAAACCGGATTCGATCTGGCCGGAGCAAACCCAAGCCAAATCGGCTGAGCTCCATAGCCTCTTAAAAATTGGTGATCGTGATTGGCACCGGTTGAAATCACAATCGAACCGCCGCGCCGCCGAATTACTTGCCGCTGCCTTGGTTCAGTTGACTCAAGAAGGCAGCCCTGAGGATGTGGCAGCCCTCACCAACCAAGCGCTTGGATGGATCAAAGGAGACCTCAAGGATCCCGGTTGTCCGCGCCACTAA
- a CDS encoding ATP-binding protein, protein MPFHRFRWADFVLPSTLQLAPLLELLVEPVGCETTSQKVELGLHEALVNAVRHGNSENPQKQLRVRRILTPNWLIWQVQDEGCGLPPTARASELPLSVDAQHGRGLFLIHQCFDDVRWSRRGNRLQLACRRPA, encoded by the coding sequence GTGCCGTTTCATCGATTCCGCTGGGCAGACTTTGTTTTGCCGTCCACTCTCCAGCTGGCTCCCCTCTTGGAGCTTCTGGTTGAACCTGTCGGCTGTGAAACGACTAGTCAGAAGGTTGAACTTGGCTTACACGAAGCATTGGTCAATGCTGTGCGTCATGGAAATTCCGAAAATCCCCAAAAACAACTCCGCGTTCGACGAATCCTTACGCCCAATTGGTTGATTTGGCAGGTGCAAGATGAGGGCTGTGGATTGCCACCAACGGCTCGAGCCTCTGAGCTTCCTTTGTCTGTGGATGCCCAGCATGGACGTGGCTTGTTTCTGATTCATCAATGTTTTGATGATGTTCGTTGGAGCCGTCGTGGAAATCGGCTTCAACTCGCCTGTCGCCGTCCCGCTTAG
- a CDS encoding GUN4 domain-containing protein — MLSGSSPTTSLSVEMLIERFAAGNPRQRRPLIKTIESRVDDLVTLGASELLPFDPKGDDWAPGWILQVIQRHHPAALTELLKGSTAGWLSVESAIGLDFVALQRDLLNQDFEAADRLTSSMLRELAGDAAVQRGYVYFSEVPAMQGVDLVSIDRLWTVYSQGRFGFTSQARLLTTVSGRFDQLWPRIGWKCEGVWTRYPGSFTWSLEAPEGHMPLINQLRGVRLMDAVLKHPALMARRA; from the coding sequence ATGCTTTCCGGTTCTTCCCCCACCACATCCCTCAGCGTTGAAATGCTCATTGAGCGCTTCGCTGCTGGTAATCCCCGTCAGCGCCGCCCGCTGATCAAGACGATTGAATCTCGGGTCGATGACCTGGTGACGCTGGGTGCATCCGAATTGTTGCCTTTTGATCCCAAGGGTGACGATTGGGCTCCTGGTTGGATCCTTCAGGTCATCCAGCGCCATCACCCCGCCGCCTTAACGGAACTGCTGAAGGGTTCCACCGCTGGCTGGTTAAGCGTTGAATCGGCAATCGGTCTCGATTTTGTTGCGTTACAACGCGATCTTTTGAATCAAGACTTTGAGGCGGCAGATCGTCTGACGAGCAGCATGTTGCGTGAGCTCGCGGGAGATGCAGCGGTTCAGCGTGGTTACGTCTACTTCAGTGAAGTGCCCGCCATGCAGGGTGTCGATCTCGTCAGCATCGACCGTCTTTGGACGGTGTATTCCCAGGGACGGTTTGGCTTTACAAGCCAGGCACGGTTGTTAACGACTGTGAGTGGTCGTTTTGACCAACTTTGGCCGCGTATTGGCTGGAAATGCGAGGGAGTATGGACCCGATATCCAGGTTCATTCACCTGGTCGTTAGAGGCACCAGAAGGGCACATGCCTTTGATCAATCAATTGCGAGGTGTGCGTTTGATGGATGCAGTTCTGAAGCACCCGGCCTTAATGGCTCGTCGGGCCTGA
- the mnmH gene encoding tRNA 2-selenouridine(34) synthase MnmH, with translation MSGMGEDHSTSIEQLRQLRGPLIDVRSPSEFDKGHWPGAVNLPLFSDDERAAIGTSYKQDGRLKAIHLGLSVTGPKMAALAEQLDQYRGTEQLRLYCWRGGMRSASMAWLAQQIDLNPLLLEGGYKAYRHWAQSRFDQEWPLRIMGGRTGTGKTDLLLALQNKGVAVLDLEGLANHRGSSFGGLGLPAQPSTEHYENLLAEVLDQHRQQGAGSIWLEAESIQVGRCRIPKSLFDQMQTAPVLEIQRSLEERVDQLVEVYGQQGAEGLAEATNRISRRLGPQRTQQALEAIEKQDWATACRATLDYYDRCYDHELARCPDRNSIDLTGQTAKVAAETLLKAKLVELSA, from the coding sequence ATGTCAGGCATGGGAGAAGACCATTCCACTTCAATCGAACAGCTGCGGCAACTCCGTGGCCCCCTGATCGATGTCAGAAGTCCCTCGGAATTCGACAAGGGGCACTGGCCAGGGGCTGTGAACCTCCCGTTATTTAGCGACGACGAACGCGCAGCCATCGGTACCAGCTACAAGCAAGACGGGCGACTGAAAGCCATTCATCTTGGCCTGAGCGTTACTGGACCGAAAATGGCGGCCCTAGCCGAACAACTCGACCAATACAGGGGGACTGAGCAGCTGAGGCTGTATTGCTGGAGAGGCGGGATGCGCTCAGCCAGCATGGCTTGGCTTGCACAGCAAATTGACCTCAACCCTCTGCTACTTGAAGGGGGATACAAGGCCTATCGCCATTGGGCTCAGTCACGTTTCGATCAAGAATGGCCCTTAAGGATCATGGGTGGTCGCACCGGTACGGGAAAAACCGATCTGCTGTTGGCTCTGCAGAACAAAGGCGTTGCCGTTTTAGATCTTGAGGGCCTTGCCAACCATCGAGGTAGCAGTTTCGGAGGTCTTGGACTGCCAGCTCAACCCAGTACTGAGCACTACGAAAATCTTCTCGCTGAGGTGCTGGATCAGCATCGACAACAGGGTGCCGGCTCCATCTGGCTCGAGGCGGAAAGCATTCAAGTGGGACGCTGCCGCATCCCAAAAAGCCTTTTTGACCAAATGCAAACAGCACCTGTTCTCGAAATCCAGCGAAGCCTCGAAGAACGCGTTGACCAGCTAGTGGAGGTGTATGGACAACAGGGCGCCGAAGGGTTGGCGGAAGCCACCAACAGAATTAGTCGTCGATTGGGTCCCCAACGCACACAGCAAGCTTTGGAGGCAATCGAAAAACAAGACTGGGCAACAGCCTGTCGAGCCACACTCGATTATTACGACCGCTGCTACGACCATGAACTGGCACGCTGCCCCGACCGAAACAGCATTGATTTGACCGGACAAACGGCGAAAGTGGCCGCAGAGACGCTGCTTAAAGCCAAACTTGTGGAACTTTCCGCCTAA
- the psb28 gene encoding photosystem II reaction center protein Psb28 yields MAEAKGTASIQFFRGVDEPVVPDIRLTRSRDGRTGQATFVFEQPQALAPETFGNIGGMWMVDEEGEMVTREVNGKFVNGIPSALEATYTWKTEEDFERFMRFAQRYADSNGLGYSQNQKSDQTDAATEEQA; encoded by the coding sequence ATGGCCGAGGCAAAAGGAACGGCATCGATTCAATTTTTCCGAGGCGTCGATGAGCCCGTCGTCCCTGATATTCGTCTCACCCGCAGCCGTGATGGGAGAACTGGCCAAGCCACATTCGTGTTTGAGCAACCTCAAGCCTTAGCCCCAGAAACCTTCGGGAACATCGGAGGCATGTGGATGGTGGATGAAGAAGGGGAGATGGTCACCCGTGAAGTGAACGGAAAATTCGTCAACGGCATCCCTAGCGCCCTCGAAGCCACCTATACCTGGAAAACGGAAGAGGATTTTGAACGGTTTATGCGCTTTGCCCAGCGCTACGCCGATTCCAACGGCCTTGGCTACTCACAGAATCAAAAGTCTGATCAAACAGACGCAGCCACCGAAGAACAAGCTTGA
- a CDS encoding AI-2E family transporter, producing MRLPHWLSFAALIAAAVLLWSLREVLLLLFAAVVLAMALCTLVGILRERRPMDRSLALLLCLGGLLTIFTVILTVVIPPFLEEFAVLLQQLPKAAQTLLGLLMDWIDGISQAIYGVDSPSNLDEIGVSDPSKLVPNGQSIAVGLGSGALGLLGLAGNLGNALLRLLFVIAVALMVSVQPQAYRGVGLQLIPSFYRRRAAEVLDLCGQALSSWMVGVLISSLAVSALCGIALSLLGVKLVLANALLAGLLNIIPNVGPTMSTVFPMAVAVLDAPWKSIAVLGAYVVIQNMESYVITPSVMHHQVKLLPGLTLAAQFVFTLIFGPLGLLLALPLAVVFQVVIREVLIHDVLDHWNNSGATT from the coding sequence TTGAGATTGCCTCACTGGCTGTCCTTCGCAGCCTTGATTGCAGCGGCTGTTTTGCTTTGGTCTCTGCGTGAGGTCTTGCTTCTTCTGTTTGCTGCAGTCGTGTTGGCGATGGCCCTCTGCACGTTGGTGGGCATTTTGCGGGAACGTCGTCCCATGGATCGTTCCCTCGCACTCCTGCTTTGCTTGGGCGGTCTTCTAACGATTTTCACCGTCATCCTCACGGTGGTGATCCCTCCCTTTTTGGAGGAGTTCGCTGTACTTTTGCAGCAACTTCCCAAAGCAGCACAAACGCTGTTGGGGCTGTTGATGGATTGGATCGATGGCATTAGCCAGGCGATCTACGGGGTTGATTCCCCCTCCAATCTTGATGAGATTGGCGTCTCTGACCCCAGCAAATTGGTGCCAAATGGCCAATCCATTGCTGTGGGTCTGGGCAGCGGTGCTCTGGGTCTGCTTGGGCTGGCCGGAAACTTAGGCAATGCTTTGTTGCGCCTGCTTTTCGTGATTGCTGTGGCACTGATGGTGAGTGTGCAGCCCCAGGCCTACCGGGGAGTGGGCCTGCAATTAATTCCGTCGTTTTATCGACGTCGGGCTGCAGAGGTCTTGGATTTGTGTGGACAAGCTCTCAGCAGTTGGATGGTGGGTGTCTTGATCAGTTCACTCGCTGTTTCAGCACTTTGCGGCATCGCCTTATCACTCTTGGGTGTGAAGTTAGTGCTGGCTAACGCCCTATTGGCTGGACTGTTGAACATCATTCCCAATGTGGGACCGACGATGAGCACTGTGTTCCCAATGGCGGTTGCAGTGCTCGATGCTCCCTGGAAATCGATCGCAGTTCTCGGAGCGTATGTGGTGATCCAAAACATGGAAAGTTATGTGATTACCCCATCGGTGATGCATCACCAAGTGAAATTGCTCCCCGGCTTGACCTTGGCCGCACAGTTTGTTTTCACATTGATATTCGGACCGCTGGGATTGCTATTGGCATTGCCCTTAGCCGTTGTCTTTCAAGTCGTGATTCGTGAGGTCTTGATCCACGATGTTTTGGATCACTGGAACAACTCCGGAGCAACAACATGA
- a CDS encoding AI-2E family transporter — MTARSVLVALSLVVLTLLTWHLRWVLLVLFGAVVVAVALDVLIQSLQQRTKLERPAALAVVLGLLLLAGAFLGQLLLPELLDQFRQLGRDLPQLVGKLSDLLSSDPRLEQFDEAIGSAINLKGLQPLLGFAGGAANTLIQLFLMVLLAILLALDPSAHRRMLLAACPRPAREQLDQLLDECRHALGGWLSGMTLSATIVFLLTWGGLLVLKAPLALLSALVCGLLTFVPTIGPTAATLLPTGLALLQSPQLMVSVLVFRLILQNLEAFLLTPLLLRKTVNLLPTVALMAQFSLGALLGLPGVLLALPLVVVLQVLMQRVVVQQIMDRWA; from the coding sequence ATGACGGCCAGAAGCGTTTTGGTCGCCCTCAGCCTTGTAGTGCTGACCTTGTTGACATGGCACTTGCGTTGGGTGTTGTTGGTGTTGTTTGGCGCCGTTGTGGTGGCAGTAGCCCTGGATGTATTGATCCAAAGCCTTCAACAACGCACAAAGCTGGAGCGTCCAGCGGCGCTGGCTGTTGTGCTGGGCCTTTTGCTTCTTGCGGGAGCGTTCCTTGGTCAGCTTCTCCTACCCGAATTGCTTGATCAATTCCGGCAATTGGGACGAGACCTTCCCCAATTGGTTGGCAAGTTGTCAGATCTGCTCAGCAGCGACCCTCGATTAGAGCAATTTGACGAGGCGATTGGCTCAGCCATCAACCTCAAGGGACTTCAACCCCTACTGGGCTTTGCTGGCGGGGCTGCCAACACGTTGATCCAGCTCTTCCTCATGGTTCTGCTGGCGATTCTTCTTGCGCTGGATCCCAGTGCCCATCGACGCATGCTGCTTGCGGCTTGCCCGCGGCCAGCCAGGGAACAGTTGGATCAACTCCTGGATGAATGCAGACATGCCCTAGGCGGTTGGCTTAGCGGGATGACCTTGTCAGCCACGATTGTTTTTCTGCTGACATGGGGAGGGTTACTCGTTCTCAAAGCACCGCTTGCACTCTTGAGTGCACTGGTTTGTGGACTCCTCACCTTTGTACCCACTATCGGGCCAACGGCCGCCACTCTCCTGCCAACCGGCCTAGCGCTTCTCCAATCACCACAACTGATGGTGTCTGTGTTGGTGTTCCGTCTCATTCTTCAAAACCTCGAAGCCTTTTTGCTCACACCGCTATTGCTTCGGAAAACGGTCAATCTGCTCCCCACCGTGGCCTTGATGGCGCAATTCAGTCTGGGCGCTCTGCTTGGGTTACCGGGTGTGCTTTTGGCTCTTCCACTGGTCGTTGTGCTGCAAGTGCTAATGCAACGGGTTGTTGTGCAGCAAATCATGGATCGATGGGCCTAG
- the secF gene encoding protein translocase subunit SecF has product MVDASSPATADVRQLRWSLSAMRQRVWLISAAVVVVSLIGLVSSWLDPTIRAPLRPGLDFTGGTQIQLERQCDPACADLKAIAVSNVIRELALPKEGNAPLPQLNAPRVQLLDAGQSLLLRLPTLSAAQGQAVIQAVEPVAGPFKDGGQSVDTIGPSLGRQLLQSSLVSLLVAFAGIAVYISFRYDRRYAFLALVALAHDVVIVCGFFAWLGLFFQLEVDSLFAVALLTIAGYSVNDTVVVFDRIRERTQQGSDLPLKLQVDQAVSATLTRTLYTSGTTLMPLLALVFFGGSTLYWFAIALALGVVVGSWSSIALAPSLLTLWQPQGD; this is encoded by the coding sequence ATGGTTGACGCGTCTTCCCCCGCGACGGCCGATGTCCGTCAGTTGCGCTGGTCTTTGAGTGCCATGCGACAACGCGTGTGGCTGATTTCAGCAGCGGTTGTTGTGGTGAGCCTGATTGGTTTGGTTTCGAGTTGGCTGGATCCAACGATCCGTGCCCCGCTGCGGCCTGGCCTTGATTTCACGGGCGGCACCCAAATCCAGTTGGAGCGTCAATGTGATCCGGCCTGCGCCGATCTCAAAGCCATTGCGGTTTCGAATGTCATCCGTGAATTGGCTCTTCCCAAAGAGGGCAATGCGCCGCTGCCCCAACTCAATGCACCTCGGGTGCAATTGCTCGATGCTGGCCAATCGCTGTTGTTGCGTCTCCCTACGCTGTCTGCCGCCCAAGGCCAAGCGGTCATTCAGGCGGTTGAACCGGTCGCAGGTCCGTTCAAGGATGGTGGTCAATCGGTTGACACCATTGGGCCGAGCCTGGGTCGTCAGTTGCTCCAAAGCAGTTTGGTGTCGTTGCTGGTGGCGTTTGCGGGGATTGCTGTTTATATCTCCTTCCGATACGACCGGCGGTATGCCTTCTTGGCTTTGGTCGCCTTGGCCCATGACGTTGTCATTGTGTGCGGCTTCTTTGCTTGGCTCGGCTTGTTCTTTCAGCTGGAAGTCGACAGCCTCTTTGCGGTGGCACTGCTTACCATTGCCGGCTATTCCGTGAACGACACGGTTGTGGTGTTCGATCGGATCCGTGAACGCACTCAGCAAGGGTCTGATTTACCTCTGAAGCTTCAGGTGGATCAGGCCGTTTCAGCGACCCTGACTCGCACGCTTTACACCAGTGGAACCACCTTGATGCCCTTGCTGGCCTTGGTGTTCTTCGGTGGTTCAACCTTGTATTGGTTCGCGATTGCCCTTGCCCTCGGCGTGGTGGTGGGGAGCTGGTCGAGTATCGCCCTCGCTCCTTCATTGCTCACGTTGTGGCAACCACAGGGTGACTAA
- the secD gene encoding protein translocase subunit SecD: protein MARYQGWFAFVLALAIAAGMFLLRTPLELGLDLRGGSQLTVQVQPAGDITRVGSEEMEAVKAVLERRVNGLGVAESTLQTVGDTQLVLQLPGEQDPTRAARVLGSTAMLEFRAQKPGAEGDLRSLRQLRSQVRAILRLREDQARNGDPDNSDGIDFDQLAEAQKLFGLDGESTSEIDQLQQLLEKVNGEIVQQFEPAALTGKDLVTAGRQPLQNNPNSWEVTLSFNSDGAEAFAELTKSIAGTDRLLGIVLDGQAISEASVGPQFQAAGISGGSASISGNFTAEEARELEVQLRGGSLPLPVEIIEVRTIGPTLGAENIRRSLVAALSGLAFVAVFMVVAYRLPGAVAVVALSLYALFNLAMYALIPVTLTLPGIAGFILSIGMAVDANVLIFERIKDELRRGNTLIRSIDTGFSEAFSSIVDGHLTTLISCAALFFLGTGLVKGFAATLGIGVLLSLFTALTCTRTLLRFLMGYSGLRSPNNFLPNSQLPTPSA from the coding sequence ATGGCGCGTTATCAGGGTTGGTTTGCGTTTGTTCTTGCCTTGGCCATTGCGGCTGGGATGTTCTTGCTTCGGACCCCGTTGGAATTGGGTCTTGATTTACGCGGGGGCAGTCAGCTCACCGTGCAGGTGCAGCCGGCAGGGGACATTACCCGTGTGGGTTCCGAGGAAATGGAGGCGGTGAAAGCCGTGCTCGAGCGCCGTGTCAATGGTCTTGGTGTGGCCGAGTCGACTCTTCAAACCGTGGGTGATACCCAGTTGGTGCTTCAGCTCCCAGGCGAGCAAGATCCAACGCGAGCTGCACGGGTGCTTGGCAGTACGGCGATGTTGGAGTTCCGTGCACAAAAGCCTGGTGCGGAGGGAGATCTCAGAAGTTTGCGTCAGTTGCGATCCCAAGTCCGGGCCATTTTGCGGTTGCGCGAAGACCAAGCTCGCAATGGCGATCCAGACAACAGCGACGGGATCGATTTCGACCAGTTAGCGGAGGCGCAGAAGCTCTTTGGTCTCGATGGTGAGTCCACCAGCGAAATCGATCAGTTGCAACAGCTGCTTGAGAAAGTGAATGGGGAAATCGTTCAACAGTTCGAGCCCGCTGCTCTAACAGGTAAGGATTTGGTTACGGCAGGCCGTCAGCCGTTGCAAAACAATCCCAACAGTTGGGAGGTCACCCTGTCGTTCAACAGCGATGGGGCTGAGGCGTTTGCTGAGCTCACGAAATCCATTGCAGGCACCGACAGGCTTCTCGGCATCGTTCTTGATGGTCAGGCGATCAGTGAAGCCAGTGTTGGCCCACAATTCCAAGCCGCTGGCATCTCCGGTGGTTCGGCCAGCATCAGTGGAAACTTCACCGCTGAAGAAGCTCGAGAGTTGGAGGTACAGCTCCGCGGTGGATCGCTTCCCCTGCCCGTAGAAATCATTGAAGTTCGCACCATTGGTCCAACCCTTGGTGCCGAAAACATCCGTCGAAGCTTGGTGGCCGCCTTGTCTGGGCTGGCTTTTGTGGCGGTCTTTATGGTCGTGGCCTACAGGCTCCCTGGGGCTGTGGCGGTTGTTGCTTTGAGCTTGTACGCCCTCTTCAACTTGGCCATGTACGCCTTAATTCCTGTGACCCTCACGCTCCCTGGGATTGCAGGTTTCATTCTCAGTATTGGCATGGCGGTGGATGCCAACGTGTTGATCTTTGAGCGGATTAAAGATGAATTGCGGCGTGGCAACACGCTGATTCGTTCGATCGATACAGGCTTTTCTGAGGCGTTTTCATCCATTGTTGATGGCCATCTCACCACGCTGATCAGCTGCGCAGCCTTGTTCTTCCTCGGTACGGGCTTAGTGAAGGGTTTCGCTGCAACGTTGGGGATTGGCGTTTTGCTCAGCCTATTTACGGCACTCACGTGTACCCGCACGTTGTTGCGATTCCTGATGGGTTATTCGGGCCTTCGTTCTCCGAATAATTTCTTGCCCAACAGTCAGCTCCCTACCCCCTCCGCCTGA
- a CDS encoding pyruvate dehydrogenase complex E1 component subunit beta yields the protein MAGTLLFNALREAIDEEMARDPYVCVMGEDVGQYGGSYKVTKDLYEKYGELRVLDTPIAENGFTGMAVGAAMTGLRPIVEGMNMGFLLLAFNQISNNMGMLRYTSGGNFTIPTVVRGPGGVGRQLGAEHSQRLEAYFHAVPGIKIVACSTPTNAKGLMKAAIRDNNPVLFFEHVLLYNLTEELPEGDYTCALDQADLVQEGSDITIITYSRMRYHCLKAVEQLEAEGVSVELIDLISLKPLDMDTIGRSIRKTHRVIVVEECMKTGGIGAELLALITEHCFDDLDARPIRLSSQDIPTPYNGSLENLTIIQPHQIVEAAKEMVTKGL from the coding sequence GTGGCAGGAACACTTCTCTTCAACGCTCTGCGCGAAGCCATCGATGAGGAGATGGCCCGCGATCCCTACGTCTGCGTGATGGGGGAAGACGTCGGCCAATACGGCGGCAGTTACAAGGTCACCAAAGACCTTTATGAGAAATACGGTGAACTACGGGTTCTCGATACACCCATCGCTGAGAACGGTTTCACCGGCATGGCTGTGGGTGCTGCCATGACCGGCTTACGGCCGATTGTGGAAGGGATGAATATGGGCTTTTTGCTGCTCGCCTTCAACCAAATCTCCAACAACATGGGGATGTTGAGGTACACGAGTGGAGGTAATTTCACGATTCCGACAGTGGTGCGCGGTCCGGGTGGTGTGGGCCGACAACTGGGTGCTGAGCACAGCCAAAGGCTTGAGGCTTACTTCCATGCCGTGCCCGGGATCAAAATCGTGGCTTGCAGTACTCCCACGAATGCCAAAGGCCTGATGAAGGCAGCGATTCGAGATAACAACCCCGTTCTCTTCTTTGAACATGTGCTGCTTTACAACCTCACAGAAGAGCTGCCCGAAGGCGACTACACCTGTGCCCTCGATCAAGCTGATCTCGTGCAGGAGGGGAGTGACATCACGATCATCACCTACTCGAGAATGCGGTATCACTGCCTGAAGGCAGTTGAGCAGTTAGAGGCCGAAGGCGTGAGTGTTGAGCTGATTGATCTGATCAGCTTGAAGCCTCTGGATATGGACACCATTGGTCGCTCGATTCGGAAGACTCACCGCGTGATTGTGGTGGAAGAGTGTATGAAAACTGGCGGAATTGGCGCTGAGCTCCTTGCGCTGATTACCGAGCACTGTTTCGACGACCTCGATGCCCGTCCGATTCGGCTGTCGAGCCAAGACATTCCAACGCCCTACAACGGCTCCCTCGAAAATCTGACCATCATTCAGCCCCATCAAATTGTTGAGGCGGCGAAAGAGATGGTCACAAAGGGTCTCTGA
- a CDS encoding DUF3082 domain-containing protein: MTDPTPSDSVEEPRDPRKGPLSFLSGALTAGFLAWLALGLSRRMVVYFAVHPPHYSSPIAQNIAVTLKTLLVGLSFIATFSTSFVALGLTLVFLRSLFTIKDQNPA; the protein is encoded by the coding sequence ATGACTGACCCAACCCCGTCCGATTCAGTCGAAGAACCGCGGGATCCGAGAAAAGGCCCTCTGAGCTTTTTGTCTGGAGCACTTACGGCAGGTTTCCTGGCTTGGCTAGCCCTGGGTTTAAGTCGACGGATGGTGGTGTATTTCGCTGTTCATCCCCCGCACTACAGCTCACCGATTGCCCAAAACATTGCTGTCACCTTGAAGACGCTGCTTGTGGGGTTGTCGTTCATCGCCACCTTCAGCACAAGCTTTGTGGCCCTTGGTTTGACGTTGGTGTTCCTTCGCAGTCTTTTTACGATCAAGGATCAGAACCCTGCCTAG
- the ispE gene encoding 4-(cytidine 5'-diphospho)-2-C-methyl-D-erythritol kinase, whose translation MLTVTAPAKVNLHLEVLGLRSDGFHELAMVMQSIDLADSLQFTNTADAQITLRCDDSSLSTGADNLVLKAAELLRARSGFNELGVSMYLEKRIPIGAGLAGGSSDGAAALVGLNALWGLGYTAEALESMAAELGSDMPFCVAGGTQLCFGRGELLEPVPPTAEGLAVLLVKDPLVSVSTPWAYQRCKELKGKNYLEGEVAFEQRRRDLREAPWLQPLRAGCPPPLRNDLQVVVAAETQAVQVSLQLLQTLPTPLAVAMSGSGPSCFALFGDQDQCDQAAADLSPKLKAAGLKAWACSLRSDGVRIAS comes from the coding sequence ATGCTCACTGTGACGGCACCGGCCAAGGTGAATTTGCACTTGGAGGTGCTGGGACTGCGGTCTGATGGATTTCATGAATTGGCGATGGTGATGCAAAGCATCGACCTGGCCGATTCCCTCCAGTTCACCAACACGGCTGACGCACAAATCACCCTTCGTTGTGATGATTCCAGCCTGAGCACTGGTGCCGACAACTTGGTGCTGAAGGCAGCTGAGCTGCTGCGGGCTCGGTCGGGCTTTAACGAGCTTGGGGTCTCGATGTATCTGGAGAAACGAATTCCGATCGGAGCGGGATTGGCGGGCGGCTCTAGTGACGGTGCAGCGGCCCTGGTGGGACTGAATGCGTTGTGGGGTCTCGGTTACACCGCAGAGGCTCTCGAGTCGATGGCGGCTGAACTCGGCTCGGATATGCCGTTTTGCGTGGCTGGTGGCACGCAGCTTTGTTTTGGACGTGGTGAGCTGTTGGAACCCGTGCCTCCCACAGCCGAGGGATTGGCCGTGCTGTTGGTGAAAGATCCCTTAGTGAGTGTGTCCACTCCATGGGCCTATCAACGTTGTAAGGAGCTCAAAGGAAAGAATTACCTCGAGGGGGAGGTGGCGTTTGAGCAGCGCCGACGCGACCTGCGGGAGGCCCCATGGCTTCAGCCACTGCGGGCTGGGTGCCCTCCGCCTCTTCGGAATGATTTGCAGGTGGTGGTGGCAGCGGAAACGCAGGCGGTTCAGGTGTCGCTTCAATTGCTCCAGACGCTCCCCACGCCCCTCGCGGTTGCCATGAGCGGCTCGGGACCCAGTTGTTTTGCCCTGTTTGGCGATCAAGACCAGTGCGATCAGGCTGCTGCTGACCTCTCTCCAAAGCTCAAGGCAGCAGGGTTAAAAGCTTGGGCTTGCTCATTACGAAGCGATGGCGTGAGGATTGCGTCATGA
- the rsmA gene encoding 16S rRNA (adenine(1518)-N(6)/adenine(1519)-N(6))-dimethyltransferase RsmA, with translation MSFSGHTARKRFGQHWLRDARVLDQIVEAARLQQDDCVLEVGPGRGALTERLLASPAAQIHAIELDRDLVRGLHDRFGSESRFSLREGDVLEAPLHLVDGGFANKVVANIPYNITGPLLARLIGRLDRPVEPTYDCLVLLLQKEVAERIRAKPGRSSFSALSVRMQLLADCSLVCPVPPRCFQPPPKVQSEVILLKPFPPERRLPIDLASRVEALLKQAFQARRKMLRNTLAGVIDPQVLEPLAASVGISLQQRPQEVAAEAWVALARGLNQDV, from the coding sequence ATGTCCTTTTCAGGCCATACCGCCCGTAAGCGTTTTGGTCAGCACTGGCTGCGTGATGCGCGGGTGCTGGATCAGATCGTTGAGGCCGCCCGTCTGCAGCAAGACGACTGCGTGTTGGAGGTCGGTCCCGGTCGTGGTGCTTTGACGGAGCGTTTACTGGCCTCACCGGCGGCCCAAATCCATGCGATCGAATTGGACCGCGACTTGGTGCGGGGTTTGCACGATCGTTTTGGATCCGAGAGCAGGTTCAGCCTTCGCGAGGGCGATGTCTTGGAGGCGCCGCTCCACCTGGTCGATGGCGGATTTGCCAACAAAGTTGTTGCCAATATTCCGTACAACATCACGGGTCCATTGCTGGCGCGACTGATCGGCCGCCTCGATCGTCCAGTCGAGCCCACCTATGACTGTCTGGTGCTGCTTCTACAAAAAGAAGTGGCCGAACGGATTCGCGCCAAGCCCGGGCGGAGCAGCTTCAGTGCTTTGAGTGTTCGCATGCAGCTTTTGGCGGATTGTTCCTTGGTCTGCCCCGTGCCGCCCCGGTGTTTTCAACCACCACCGAAGGTGCAGTCGGAAGTCATCCTGCTCAAGCCATTTCCCCCAGAGAGGCGCCTGCCCATCGACCTTGCGAGTCGCGTCGAAGCATTGCTGAAGCAGGCCTTTCAGGCGAGGCGGAAGATGTTGCGCAACACCCTGGCCGGTGTAATCGACCCTCAGGTTTTGGAACCGTTGGCTGCCTCGGTGGGAATCAGCCTGCAACAGCGTCCCCAAGAGGTGGCTGCTGAGGCCTGGGTTGCCCTCGCTAGGGGTTTGAATCAAGACGTTTGA